The following DNA comes from Verrucomicrobiia bacterium.
TACGCTTCAAGCGCATTTGGAATCTTTGAAACGAAAGGAGGCTGTGATTCAGGTGAATGATGCGGCTGTCGAGGTGGCTCAACAACAATATAAGGCGGGAAATGTTCCTGACCTTGAGCTTTATCAGCAACAAGCTGCGGCTTCTCAAGCGCAACTTGATTTAGTACAGGCGCAAACGCAAATCCGATCGGATCGTGAAAAACTGAATCGTATTATGGGTTTATGGGGAAAGGAAACGGATTGGGAAATCGCTGATTCTTTACCGACTTTGCCTAAAAAAGAGTTTTCATTGAAAAATCTTGAGGAGTTAGGTTTGAATCAGCGATTGGACTTGGCAGCTGCGCGTAACCAAAGTTTAGCAGTTGTTAAAGCGTTACAATTAAAGAAATTTTCTCGTTATTTTCCCGGGGCAACGATTGGTGTGAGCGCGGAACGCGATACGGATCGACAAACGGTGATCGGGCCGAGTCTTTCTTTGGAGTTGCCTATTTTTGATCAAGGTCAACCGGCCCTTGCGAAACTCGCGGCTCAATATCGTCAAGCGCAACGAAATTTTGAAGCGTTAGCGATTAATATTCGTTCGGAAGTTCGCGAAGCGCGCGATGTTTTGGTTGCCGCACGTCGCGCGGTAGCGTTTTATGAAGAGACGTTATTGCCGCAACATCAAAAAATTTTGCGTGAAACACTTTTGCAATACAATGCTATGCAAAAAAGTAATTATGATTTGCTTGCCGCTAAAGAAAAAGAGCAAATGGCTCAACAAGGTTATATTGACGCTTTGCTAAGCTATTGGATGGCTCGGGTGGAGTTGGAGCGGGTGGTTGGGGGCCGTTTAACGGATGATGAAATAGTTTTATCGAAACCTGTTCCAGCAACGTCTCATAATGTAGCACCTCAAAACCATCAGCATCATTAAAATTATGATTAATCGTCGAAAATTTCTAACTGCTGCTGCCGCCGCTTCAGGAGCGGCTTTGGTTGGCAAGTTGATGCCTACAGCGCGAGCCATTGGCGCTTCTTCAGAAAAAATCGTTCCCGTTAGCACGGGTAAAACGGAATCGTTTAACCCGCCATCGGGTTGGAAGGGATATAAACCCGTTATTACTCCTAATGGATTAACGTTGCCATGGAAAATGGTGGGTGGGGTAAAAGTTTTTCATTTGATTGCTGAGCCGGTTACACATGAGTTTGCGTCGGGTTTAGTGGCTGAATGTTGGGGATATAATGGTCGAGTGCACGGTCCCACGATTGAGGCCGTAGAAGGAGATCGGGTGAGAATTTATGTGACGAATCGACTTTATTCCCCAACGACGGTGCATTGGCATGGTGTGCTTTTACCGAGTGGGATGGATGGAGTGGGAGGATTGAGTCAAGCCGCGATTCAACCGGGCGAGACGTTTCAATATGAATTTATTTTAAAACAGCATGGCACATTGATGTATCACTCGCACCATGACGAGATGACTCAAATGCAGTTAGGCATGATGGGACTTTTTGTGATTCATCCTAAAAATGCTTCGGACAATCCGCCCGATCGTGATTATGCCATTATGTTAAGCGAGTGGAAAGTAGAAGTGGGCGCGCGTCGGCCTGATCCCAATGAGATGACTGATTTTAATATTTTTACCATGAACGCACGCAGTTTTCCTGGAACGCAACCGCTACTAGCTAAGGTAGGGGATCGCGTGCGAATTCGTTTGGGTAATTTAAGTTCTATGTCGCATCATGCAATTCATCTGCATGGTTACCATTTTAAAGTGGTTGAAACGGATGGTGGTGAAATTCCTAAAGAGGGACAATGGCCCGAAACTACGACGATTGTGCCTACAGGGAGCACACGCACGATTGAATTTACTGCTTATGAGCCGGGCGATTGGGCGATGCATTGTCACATGTTGCATCATATCATGAATCAGATGGGTCACCAATTTGGCAATGTGATTGGCGTTAACACTAAAGAGTTAAATCAGAAAATTCGTCCTCTCATCCCCGGTTACATGGTCATGGGACAACATGGGATGGGAGATATGGGCGAAATGCATATGACGGTGCCACCGAATTCTATACCGATGGTTGGCGGGCAAGGTCAGTATGATTATATTACTATGGGCGGGATGTTTACGATTCTTAAAGTGCGCGAAGAGTTGCCGGAGGACGGTTCTGATCCAGGTTGGTATGAAAGCCCGCCCGGCACTTTGGCTCAGGTTGCTGCAGAGGAAGATTTAAAACGCGACGGTATTGAGTTGTCTAAAGATTCCTCACAAGCCAATGCCTTGCTTTTTAATGAAGAGAACTTGTGCGGAGTGATTCCTTCAGCATCGAAAATTGTTACTGCTCGCGTTAAAACTCATTAATGCATTATAGTTTTAATAACATTTTACCTAATTTTTACTAACACGGATCTGGCTCTGGGATATTTATTTTTCGATGCTATGCAGCCACCAACGCGTACGTGTGCTTTTCGCTTTGCCAAAACTACGTTGGAAATAGACGCGCAAGAGTGTGCCGTCTTTGGTTTGCAATCGATAACTGTGTTTTCTTAAGTATCGTTCGCCACTACCATGTTTACAATCGCCATATTCTTTCCATTGTGCAACTACTTTGGTGATGATGAATTTTTCATCACGCCAAATAAATTTTTTCGGAAGTCCAGGTTCCCCATAAGCCATGCGTCGAGGATCCAAGCTTTCTTGATCTGGCAGGATAGGTTCGCTGATGAAAGTGCGAGTCATTCGAGATTTAACTCTTTTTTACTGTGTTGTTTTTTGAAACTTCAAGAAATGGGTAATCGACATAGCCTTGAGGGCCTGAAGCGTAGAAAGTCTCAGGAGTGGGTTCATTCAAGGAGGCGTCTTGAGCAAATCTTTGAGGAAGATCGGGATTAGCAATAAATAGTTTACCAAATGCAATGGCGTCAGCTTCACCAGTTTGAAGTACTTGCTCGGCAGTTTTTTGAGTGAAATTTTCGTTGGCAATATAAATTCCACCAAAAGCTTTTTTTATTTCAGGGCCGATACGATTAGGGCCTAGAGACTCACGAACACATAGGAAAGCAAGTTTGCGTTGACCAAGTTGATGTGCAAGGTAAGTGAAAATTTCTTTCGGGTTGGAATCATGCATATCGTGCGTATCCCCTCGTGGAGAAAGATGGTAACCCACACGGTCGGAACCCCAAATTTTTATGACGGCATCGGCCACTTCTAGCATCAGTCGAGTACGATTTTCTAAAGAGCCTCCATATTGGTCAGTGCGATGGTTGGTTCCATCTTGTAGAAACTGGTCCAAGAGATAACCGTTGGCGCCATGAATTTCGACTCCATCAAAACCAGATTCTTTGGCATTGAGAGCGCCTTGGCGGTAAGCTTCGATGACGCTCGAAATTTCGCTCGTTTCTAAAGCTCGCGGTGCAACAAAAGGTTTTTGAGGTCGCACTAAACTCACGTGGCCCTTGGCTGGAATAGCACTTGGAGCAACGGGAAGTTTGCCATTGAGATACATTGGATCAGAAATACGTCCAACATGCCAAAGTTGTAACAACATTTTTCCACCGCTCTCATGAACGGATTTGGTAATGGTTTTCCACCCCTCAATCTGTTCTTTGGACCAAATCCCTGGTGTGTTGGGATATCCAACTCCCATGGGAGAAACTGCCGTGGCTTCTGAAAAAATCAAACCGGCGGAAGCGCGTTGAGTGTAGTACTTTTTCATGAGCTCGTTGGGCACGCGACCTTCACTGGCTCGACAACGGGTGAGGGGCGCCATGAAAATGCGATTGGGCAGGGATAAAGCGCCGATTTGAATAGAATCAAAAAGAGAAGTCATATTTTAAGTTTTGAAAATAAAAACGTATATCAAACTAACATGCACTTTAATTAGTAACAATAATTAATCTTTTGCACTTTTTTTAAAAAAATTCGTGTTCGCGATAATAGAAAGAGGGGGTTAGTTTAATATAGCCCAACGTAATTTAGCTGAAGTAGCACGCGGGTTGGAATGACATTCTTCAGCATTTGGCCGAATGACATCTTGAGCTATTTCACGATAAATTCCTTGTTGTAGACCTTCTTTAAAAGTTTTTTTGACGCGTCGATCTTCGCCGGAGTGAAAGGTTAAAATGGCAACGCGTCCTTCGGGATTCAGGCAAAAAGGGAGTTGTCTTAAGAAGGCTTCTAATGCGGAAAATTCGCCATTAACGGCAATGCGTAGTGCTTGGAAAACGCGTCGAACAGTTTGATCTTTTTCTTGAGATTCTAAACGGGGTAGTGTGTTGTGAATCGCTTTGACTAAAGTTGAAGTCGTAAAGAAGGTTTTTCCGGCTAAAGCAGATGCTAAAATTTCTGCATTGGGTTCATCAGCATTTTCTATGAGCAAAGTTTTTAAAGAGTCAGAAGTTATTTTTTCTAAAAAAATGGAAGCAGGTTGACCTTTTTGTGGATTCATTCGCATGTCCAACGGCCCTTCTAATTTTACGGAAAATCCTCGAGAGGGATTATCGAGTTGCATGGAAGAAACGCCAAGGTCAGCCAAAATGATATCGGCCTTATGCCATTGTAATTTAGCTAAAGCTTTGGTGATTCCAGCAAAGTTAATGTGAAAAATTACAAAATTGCCTTCATTAAATCCTAATTTACGCAATCGTGTTTCAGTTTTATTTAGTTCGATAGAGTCAACATCCATTCCCAGTAATCTGCCATTGGGCTGTAGGCGAGCTAGAATTTCTTGAGCGTGTCCACCATAACCGAGAGTGCAATCGACCGCGGTTTCGCCTGGTTGTGGAGACAAGATTTCTAGAATTTCTTGGACCATGATGGGTCGATGCATGCCTACAGGCGTTTTTCCTGAAGCGATAACTTTTGCGAGTGTTTCTTGATAACGCTCAGGTTGATGCTCTTTATACTTTTCCTCAAATCGTCTCGGATTTTTGCCAGAATAACGAGGGCGACGTTTTCTTAACATGAACAAAAGTGTGATTAGCTAAATTTTGCGTTTTTTAATAATAAATACGATTGTCGGCCATACGAAAAAAATTACTAACGACCATAATAAAATAGATTTATCTAACCCTTTTAGAAAGTTCAAATTGTCTGAATGATCGCTAAGCCATGCTATAAGTAAATAACCTAACATACTTGCCAATATACCTATCATATGTGGAAAAATGGGTAGAGTATTTAATTTAACCTTCATGCGTTTTGATTTAACCCAAGCATAGAAAAAACAAATAATAAGTACAATTAATAGAATTATACTTAAAGCCACCGATGAGATAAGAGCGTCAAATCCAGCAAAACTAATGTCACTCATAATTTATTTTTAAATAGGAATCGTTGAAACCTTTTCGACGGGATATTCGTTGTCTTTGCTTTCATTCATATCTTGGCGATAAACTTCAAGTTGGTTAGAATGTCTCATTACGAAAAGAAGATTTCCAAAACCCGCATGCCAAGATTTAGCAGCTATTAAAGTATTAGAAGGAAGGCCGTAATCTGAAAATTCTTTAGGATCAAGTTCTCGATAGTAACCCTTAGCGCGTGAAATAATTTGATAGCTTTCTCCGTTTACATTAAGAGTGACATTGCCTTTAGGTTCATCTCTATTTTCAGTTTGAGAGTTGTAAGCACAAGAGCCGCGAAACTCCCAAGTCATTTGTGAAGCATTGCCACCTCCCCTATTTGAGGCACATCCGCAAAGTAACATTGTTATAAATAAAAAATAAGATTTCATGAAAAAAAGTATGAACTTTACTGATTAAGTTCAATTCGAAGTTTGAAATTTTTAATGAATTTTAAATTATAAGCCTAAAAAACTTACTGCGAAATTTTCTAAAATTTCTGCGATGCGGCGGGTAAAGCGAGCGCCATCGGCGCCGTCGACGATGCGGTGATCGTAAGTGACGCAGAGTGGACACATCAAACGAGGTTTAAAGGTTGTGCCATCCCAGATGGGTTGGATTTGGCCTCGCGAGATGCCCAAAATAGCGGCTTGAGGAGGATTGACTAACGGAGTGAAATGGTTACCGCCAATACCGCCTAAATTGGAAATGGTAAAGGTGGCACCTTGCATTTCGTTAGCGGTTACTTTGCGGTCGCGAGCTTTTTGGGCAAGAGTTGCAATTTCTAAAGAGATTTCTTTGATTGATTTTTTATCCGCATCACGAATCACGGGCACTAATAAACCGTTTTCCGTGTCGACTGCAACGCCGATGTGATAATATTTTTTTTGAATTAAAAGACCCTTCGTTAAATCGATCGAAGTATTAAATTGTGGAAATTCTTGTAATGCTTGTGCAGCAGCTTTGATGGCAAAAGAAGTAACCGAGAGGACGCCACCTTGTTGTTTAATCTGTGGGGCAAATTTTTTACGAATGAGGTCGAGCTCTGTAATGTCAGCTTGATCGGAATGAGTGACCATAGGAATGGACCAGGACCAGGCCATTTGATCGGCAATTTTTTTACGCAACGAGGTGAGAGGTTTTTCTTCAATGGGTCCCCATTGCGAAAAATCGGGTAAAGGTTGTGTCAGTTTTACACCGCCTTCACGAACAAAGGTTTTAACATCTTCTTGAGTGATGCGTTCGCCCTGGCCAGAAACTTGAGCTAAGTTGACTCCTAATTCTCTTGCAAATCGGCGTGTAGCCGGTGCGGCGTAGACTTTATCGCCATCGGTTGTGGAAGAAGGAATGACAGTTTTTTCTGAAAATTCTTTGTTTGCCGGTTGTTCGCTTTTTGTTTTTTGTGGTGTTTCGGGAATTTCAGTTTCGTGTGATTTTTCTGCTATGGTCGCCTGTATTTCTAAAAGCAAAGAGCCTACTTTGACTTTGTCTCCTTCTTTTATAAGGACTTTAGTGATTTTGCCTTGAGCTGGAGAAGGAATTTCTGCGACAGCTTTATCGGTTTCAATTTCTAAAAGAGTTTGATCCTTGTCCACGGAATCACCAGTTTTGACAAGAACTTTAACAATTTCCCCACCTTCAATGCCTTCCCCTAAACTCGGAAGTTTAACTTCTTGTAATTGAGTTTTTGTGGCCGATGATTTTTTAGCTTCTTCTTTCTTTTTCTCTTCTTTTTTCGATTCTTCTTTTGGTGGGGTTGCCACTTTCTTTTCTGGCTCTTTTTCTTTTTCGTTGGGATCCATTTCTAATAAAGGACTCCCAACTTTAATTTTATCTCCGGATTTTACTAAAATTTTAGTTACTTTTCCTGATTTTGCTGAGGGCACTTCAGCCACGGCCTTATCCGTTTCAACTTCAAGAAGAGTTTGGTTTTGTTCTACGTGATCGCCTTCTTTCACTAAAACTTTGACAACATCGCCACTTTCGATGCCTTCGCCTAAATCGGGGAGTAAAACGGGTTCTGACATAACTAAGCAAAAAGGGAGAAAGGTTTTTTAGGATCAACACCTAAATCTTTGATGGCTTTGGCAACGATTTCGGGTTTGATTTCACCGCGTTGCGCTAACGCATGAAGAGTGGCGATAGTAATGCATTCGGCATCGATTTCAAAGTGGCGACGCAGATTTTTTCTGGATTCGCTGCGACCAAACCCATCTGTGCCCAAAGTAGTTAAGCCACCTGGAACCCAAGACGCGATTTGATCGGGAACCAATCGCATATAATCAGAGGCTGCTATCACAGGGCCTTTTTCTTTTTCTAAAAGTTCCGTGACGTAAGGTTTTTTAGGTTTTTGGGTGGGGTTAAGCATGTTCCATCGTGTGACCTCCATCGCATCGTAACGCAGTTGTTTGTAACTTGTCGCGCTCCAAATATCAGCGGAAACTCCGTAACGCTCCGCTAAAATGGTTTGAGCATCTAGAGCGCAATTAATAATCGTAGCGCTGCCTAAGATTTGTGCCTGCAGTTTTTTATTCTTTGGACCGGCCTTAAATTTATAAAGACCTTTTAAGATGCCTTCTTCCACGCCCTTGGGCATGGGAGCCATGGCATAATCTTCATTTTGCAAAGTTAGATAGTAGAAAATATCTTCGCCTTTTTCATACATGCGCTTGAGACCATTTTGGATGATGACAGCGATTTCGTAAGCAAACGCAGGGTCGTAAGCCATCACGTTGGGCACGGTGGCGGCAAGAATATGGCTATGACCATCTTCGTGTTGCAAACCTTCACCATTTAGTGTTGTGCGACCTGCTGTGGCGCCTAATAAAAATCCTTTTGTGCGCGAATCGGCTGCGGCCCAAATCAAATCGCCAATGCGTTGAAATCCAAACATGGAGTAAAAAATGAAGAAGGGAATCATGTTTACGCCGTGCACGGAGTAAGAAGTGCCCGCGGCAATGAAGGAAGAAATGGCGCCTGCTTCGCTAATGCCTTCTTCCAGAATTTGTCCGTTCTTGGCTTCTTTGTAAGGCATGAGTGATCCGGCATCAACGGGATCGTAGAGTTGGCCCAAGCAGGAATAAATGCCATACTTTCTAAACATACCCTCCATACCAAACGTGCGTGCTTCATCGGGAATAATCGGCACGATAAATTTGCCGATTTCTGGATGATTCATGAGTTTGGCTAAAATATCGCGAAATGATCGTGTGGTTGAGCTGGCTTTGTCTTTAGGAGTTCCTTCGAAAAATTCTTTAAATTCAGAAAGTTTTGGTGCGCTAAATTTAGGTGTTTTAGTATTGCGATGAGGCAAGTAACCCCCCAAAGCTTCGCGCTGTTGACGTAAATATTTAAGTTCGGGGCTATCATCAGAAGGTTTATAAAATTTGGCTTGTAGCGCTTCTTCATCATTAAGTGAGATGCCAAAACGCGTTCGGAAATGAAGCAAGGCAGGCTCTTGCAGTTTTTTCTGTTGATGCGCAACATTAACACCTTCGCCATATTCGCCGAGGCCGTAGCCTTTGATTGTTTTCACTAGAATGACAGTGGGTTGACCTTTATGATGAATAGCAGCGTGATAAGCGGCATACATTTTAATGGGATCATGTCCACCGCGACGAATGCGTTGCACTTGTTCATCAGATAGACGCTCGGCGATTTCCAATGTTTCCGGATAAGCGCCAAAAAAATGTTTGCGAACATATTCGCCAGAGCTCACAGAATATTTTTGGTATTGGCCATCGACGACTTCCATCATGCGTTTAAGCAACAATCCTTTGGTGTCAGCTGCTAAAAGCGCATCCCATTCTGAGCCCCAAATGACTTTGATGACATTCCAACCCGCACCTCGAAAAGCGGCTTCTAATTCTTGAATAATTTTCCCGTTGCCGCGCACGGGGCCATCGAGCCGTTGCAAATTGCAGTTCACAACCCAAGTAAGGTTATCGAGATTTTCTCTAGCAGCTAGAGTGATTGAGCCCAAGGATTCTGGTTCATCACATTCGCCATCGCCTAAAAAGGCCCAAATGCGATTGTTCGAAGTGTCTTTGATACCGCGATGATGCAAGTAGCGATTAAAACGGGCATGATAAATGGACATGATGGGGCCTAACCCCATTGAAACTGTGGGAAATTGCCAAAAATCAGGCATTAACCAAGGGTGGGGATAAGAAGATAAGCCGCCACCTTTACCCATTTCACGACGAAAGTTTTCAAGTTGTTGTTCTGTAATGCGGCCTTCCAAAAAAGCGCGCGCATAGATGCCAGGCGAAGCATGGCCTTGAAAATAAACGTGATCACCGCCACCTTCTGCTCGCGGTCCTTTGAAAAAATGATTGAACCCGACCTCCAATATAGTGGCTGAAGAGGCGTAAGTTGAAATATGGCCGCCAATGCCGTCCTCTTCTTTATTGGCACGAACGACCATTGCCATGGCGTTCCAGCGCACCAAACTTTTGATGCGACGCTCCATTTCCCAGTCACCCGGTTTGGCGGGTTCTTTTTCGGGCGGAATAGTGTTGCAATAAGGCGTGGTTTGTTGAGATGGCATTTCTACGCCAGTGCGACGAGCTTTGGCTTCCAATTGATCCAATAGCCAAAGCGCGCGTTCTGGCCCTTTTTCGTGTAACACATAATCTAGTGAATCGATCCATTCCTGTGTTTCCTGGGGATCGTAATCGTGTGTTCCGTTTTTATTTTTTTGTGCCATGGCTGTATCCTATTTTTGGGGCGTTTTATTAATACAAGAAAAATAAAATTCTGCTAGTGCCTTTTCAGAAAAAAATAAGCCATTTAATTTATGCGTTTTACATTGACTTGAACCGTCAGGTTCAAGGATTGAGAGCCTTGATAAGTGCCGCGGAAAGGGGGCACATCGGAATAATCGCGGCCTATTGCTAGCACGATATGTCGATTTTCGGTAAAAATCCCATTGGTAGGATCATAGCCTCTCCAGGTTTGGTCAGGCATGAGAACTTCCACCCAGGCGTGACTGGCTTCCGCGCCTACGAGTTCAGGTTGGTTCGCGGAGCTGCTACTTTCAATATAGCCACTGACATAGCGAGTGGGAATTTGTGCTGTTCTCAAAACAGCGAGCATAAAATGGGCAAAGTCTTGGCAGACTCCTTGTTTCGTTTTTGCGATTTGAATAGCAGGTGTTTCAACGGTTGTTGTGCCAGATTCATAGTGAAAATGCTCGTTAATAAAGCGAGTGAAATCGAAGAGAGCTTCGCCTAAGGGTTTGGGGGCAGGAAACCATTTTGAAATAAATCGTTCAAAGGGTTTTCCCAATGGAACTAAAAGAGTGGAAGCCAAAAAATCAAAGTAATCGGGCGTGAGGCTTTGATAAAGTTGTTGAGCGGATTGGATAGAAAGGGGCTCTGAGTGATAAGGTTGGGCTGCAATTTCTACTTCGCATTGGGAAAGAATTTTCATTTCTTCATGGCGTGATGCTAAAGAAAAAAACTCAACCTGATTACCGTAGTGGTCGAGATAAGAATTGACTTGGGTTTCAGGATAGATGGTTAGGATGCGTTGTTTTAATTTTTGATGAGGCGTTGCTAGAGGAGCGAGGCGAAGCTCGGCAAAAGATTCCATCACGGGACCGGAATAATGGTAGTGAGTCAAGTGTTCGATGCGAAACTGGTTCATGAAGTGAAAGAAGCGTTAAAAGTGTGAGTTTCGCCAAAAGGTTGATGTTGAAAAAAGGTGTCAGAAATTAAATTATGTAATTCACTGGCTCGATGGAAAATGTTTTCCAATAAGGAATTTAATGTTTCCAACTGAATTAATTCGGTCAGTTGATTGGAGAGTTGAGTTACGATTTGTTCGCCAGGTTCGAAATTTTGAATTTGTCGCGTGAAAAAGTCGGTGAGTCGACGCAAGCAAAAATTTAAAGAGGCGGGCGATTTTTTTTCTGTTAGAAGCATTTCTGCAACATAAAGGGGATGAGCGCGTTGTTGATATTTACGATGGTAAGCATCTTGTGTGCCCATCATGCGCAAGAATGCGTTGAGAAGGGGATTTTCAATGTCTTGATCTTCGTCCCAAGTTAAAGAGAGTTTGGCTTGGGATGCGTAAGTGGCTTGCAGACTCACTGTGGTCATGAGAATGCGTTCCAGATATAAGCCGGTATAGAAAAAACCGTTTCCTGTGTCTTGTAACATGGTGCGCATGACCATACCCCGGAATGAAGCCAGTTGATTTAAAGATGTTTCCAATCCGCGCCGAATTGCGATCATGGCAGAGGCGCCTAGGGTTATGCTTTGTTCCGCGTAGGAAGTGAGCGTTTGCTCTAATCGGTTGATGACAGACCATGCTTCGGGCGGGACGTAGTCTTGGAGTGCGTTAGCATTTTGTCTAGCTTGTCGCACGGAATTGAGTAAAGACGCGGCATTTTCTGAATCAAAAGTGATATGGAACGCTGTTTTGATATGATTTTCCTTAGAGAATTGTGGTAGGAAGGAATTATTGTAACCACTAGCGCGGCTTAATGCTTCCCAGAGCGGTTGCCAGAGAGGATTGTCGCCTAACGTTGATTCGAGTCGAACTTCATCTAAAATTGAAAACATGCGCGCGATGCATTCAGCGCGTTCTGTATAGCGACCTAACCAATAAAGTGATTCAGCTGGGCGACTGCCTAAATGATCTGTGATTGGGGCAAATGATCTGGATTGAACAGTGGCATGCGGAGTGGAATGAGGATTGGCGTCAACGATCCAGGTATCTTTAGCGACGTAAGGTGATTTTAAAAAGAGATGATCGTCTTTAACAAGTTTTGTTAGTCCGCCAGGTATGACTTCAATCCCGTTGCGATCGATTAAAATAAAACATCGCAAAATGAAGGGTTTGGCGTGGAGTGCGCCATATTTTGTCAAACAA
Coding sequences within:
- a CDS encoding TolC family protein: MNRKVPWLNWIVPLIGLFMVSCASTDPQAAFDEVSETVAQRTGQRPKWMREDGDEQEIEKAVQAFLKNDLTVQSVTAITLLNNRSLQAQWEEIGISQAELAQASRAPNIEIAGMWRFPNRPPSALNMEYSAAANFLDLLMLPARTKIAKQNLEQTKLQVAHHILQIASEAQTAFYTLQAHLESLKRKEAVIQVNDAAVEVAQQQYKAGNVPDLELYQQQAAASQAQLDLVQAQTQIRSDREKLNRIMGLWGKETDWEIADSLPTLPKKEFSLKNLEELGLNQRLDLAAARNQSLAVVKALQLKKFSRYFPGATIGVSAERDTDRQTVIGPSLSLELPIFDQGQPALAKLAAQYRQAQRNFEALAINIRSEVREARDVLVAARRAVAFYEETLLPQHQKILRETLLQYNAMQKSNYDLLAAKEKEQMAQQGYIDALLSYWMARVELERVVGGRLTDDEIVLSKPVPATSHNVAPQNHQHH
- a CDS encoding copper oxidase, with amino-acid sequence MINRRKFLTAAAAASGAALVGKLMPTARAIGASSEKIVPVSTGKTESFNPPSGWKGYKPVITPNGLTLPWKMVGGVKVFHLIAEPVTHEFASGLVAECWGYNGRVHGPTIEAVEGDRVRIYVTNRLYSPTTVHWHGVLLPSGMDGVGGLSQAAIQPGETFQYEFILKQHGTLMYHSHHDEMTQMQLGMMGLFVIHPKNASDNPPDRDYAIMLSEWKVEVGARRPDPNEMTDFNIFTMNARSFPGTQPLLAKVGDRVRIRLGNLSSMSHHAIHLHGYHFKVVETDGGEIPKEGQWPETTTIVPTGSTRTIEFTAYEPGDWAMHCHMLHHIMNQMGHQFGNVIGVNTKELNQKIRPLIPGYMVMGQHGMGDMGEMHMTVPPNSIPMVGGQGQYDYITMGGMFTILKVREELPEDGSDPGWYESPPGTLAQVAAEEDLKRDGIELSKDSSQANALLFNEENLCGVIPSASKIVTARVKTH
- a CDS encoding alkene reductase, which translates into the protein MTSLFDSIQIGALSLPNRIFMAPLTRCRASEGRVPNELMKKYYTQRASAGLIFSEATAVSPMGVGYPNTPGIWSKEQIEGWKTITKSVHESGGKMLLQLWHVGRISDPMYLNGKLPVAPSAIPAKGHVSLVRPQKPFVAPRALETSEISSVIEAYRQGALNAKESGFDGVEIHGANGYLLDQFLQDGTNHRTDQYGGSLENRTRLMLEVADAVIKIWGSDRVGYHLSPRGDTHDMHDSNPKEIFTYLAHQLGQRKLAFLCVRESLGPNRIGPEIKKAFGGIYIANENFTQKTAEQVLQTGEADAIAFGKLFIANPDLPQRFAQDASLNEPTPETFYASGPQGYVDYPFLEVSKNNTVKKS
- a CDS encoding cytoplasmic protein, with the protein product MTRTFISEPILPDQESLDPRRMAYGEPGLPKKFIWRDEKFIITKVVAQWKEYGDCKHGSGERYLRKHSYRLQTKDGTLLRVYFQRSFGKAKSTRTRWWLHSIEK
- the aceE gene encoding pyruvate dehydrogenase (acetyl-transferring), homodimeric type: MAQKNKNGTHDYDPQETQEWIDSLDYVLHEKGPERALWLLDQLEAKARRTGVEMPSQQTTPYCNTIPPEKEPAKPGDWEMERRIKSLVRWNAMAMVVRANKEEDGIGGHISTYASSATILEVGFNHFFKGPRAEGGGDHVYFQGHASPGIYARAFLEGRITEQQLENFRREMGKGGGLSSYPHPWLMPDFWQFPTVSMGLGPIMSIYHARFNRYLHHRGIKDTSNNRIWAFLGDGECDEPESLGSITLAARENLDNLTWVVNCNLQRLDGPVRGNGKIIQELEAAFRGAGWNVIKVIWGSEWDALLAADTKGLLLKRMMEVVDGQYQKYSVSSGEYVRKHFFGAYPETLEIAERLSDEQVQRIRRGGHDPIKMYAAYHAAIHHKGQPTVILVKTIKGYGLGEYGEGVNVAHQQKKLQEPALLHFRTRFGISLNDEEALQAKFYKPSDDSPELKYLRQQREALGGYLPHRNTKTPKFSAPKLSEFKEFFEGTPKDKASSTTRSFRDILAKLMNHPEIGKFIVPIIPDEARTFGMEGMFRKYGIYSCLGQLYDPVDAGSLMPYKEAKNGQILEEGISEAGAISSFIAAGTSYSVHGVNMIPFFIFYSMFGFQRIGDLIWAAADSRTKGFLLGATAGRTTLNGEGLQHEDGHSHILAATVPNVMAYDPAFAYEIAVIIQNGLKRMYEKGEDIFYYLTLQNEDYAMAPMPKGVEEGILKGLYKFKAGPKNKKLQAQILGSATIINCALDAQTILAERYGVSADIWSATSYKQLRYDAMEVTRWNMLNPTQKPKKPYVTELLEKEKGPVIAASDYMRLVPDQIASWVPGGLTTLGTDGFGRSESRKNLRRHFEIDAECITIATLHALAQRGEIKPEIVAKAIKDLGVDPKKPFSLFA
- a CDS encoding 2-oxo acid dehydrogenase subunit E2, whose product is MSEPVLLPDLGEGIESGDVVKVLVKEGDHVEQNQTLLEVETDKAVAEVPSAKSGKVTKILVKSGDKIKVGSPLLEMDPNEKEKEPEKKVATPPKEESKKEEKKKEEAKKSSATKTQLQEVKLPSLGEGIEGGEIVKVLVKTGDSVDKDQTLLEIETDKAVAEIPSPAQGKITKVLIKEGDKVKVGSLLLEIQATIAEKSHETEIPETPQKTKSEQPANKEFSEKTVIPSSTTDGDKVYAAPATRRFARELGVNLAQVSGQGERITQEDVKTFVREGGVKLTQPLPDFSQWGPIEEKPLTSLRKKIADQMAWSWSIPMVTHSDQADITELDLIRKKFAPQIKQQGGVLSVTSFAIKAAAQALQEFPQFNTSIDLTKGLLIQKKYYHIGVAVDTENGLLVPVIRDADKKSIKEISLEIATLAQKARDRKVTANEMQGATFTISNLGGIGGNHFTPLVNPPQAAILGISRGQIQPIWDGTTFKPRLMCPLCVTYDHRIVDGADGARFTRRIAEILENFAVSFLGL
- the rsmH gene encoding 16S rRNA (cytosine(1402)-N(4))-methyltransferase RsmH, with protein sequence MLRKRRPRYSGKNPRRFEEKYKEHQPERYQETLAKVIASGKTPVGMHRPIMVQEILEILSPQPGETAVDCTLGYGGHAQEILARLQPNGRLLGMDVDSIELNKTETRLRKLGFNEGNFVIFHINFAGITKALAKLQWHKADIILADLGVSSMQLDNPSRGFSVKLEGPLDMRMNPQKGQPASIFLEKITSDSLKTLLIENADEPNAEILASALAGKTFFTTSTLVKAIHNTLPRLESQEKDQTVRRVFQALRIAVNGEFSALEAFLRQLPFCLNPEGRVAILTFHSGEDRRVKKTFKEGLQQGIYREIAQDVIRPNAEECHSNPRATSAKLRWAILN